The nucleotide sequence CATTGATACCATTGTTTTACAGCACGTACAAGTGCCTCGTACACATCACCTTCGATAAGCGATACTTATCGGATGTTATAAGCCCAACCAAATAGCGTCACCAGTGCTGGACAGTAAATATTCACTGGTGTCCGTTTGAGAATTTGTTTACCATGTTTTCAATGCGTTACGATCTCGACCAATTGCCACTGAAGACCTTGCTGCAACCGCTGGCGCGAGCCAGCGAAGCGCTGGCGCGTCTTGATGAGCGTCTTGCGCATTCGCCGGTCGGCCAAGGCTTGATCGAACGGTTGCATTTTGCCGATGCCTGCGCCTCACTTTGGCTCGATGGCGAACTGGTCGAGATGGAAGATCTCGTCCTGCATGAAGCAGCCCGTGATATCCGCTCACCCAGCCACGCCCTGACCATTGCCCGCGACGTGTTGCAGACACGGCGACGCATTGCAGCGCAGGCGCCAGACTGGGCGTTGAGCCCGAACGGCTTGCGCAGTCTGCGGGTTGGCGGGCAGGCGGGACCAGCGTCCACTCCTGGGGATGGCGGCATCATTGTTGCGAGCGAAAACACCGCGGTGCACGATGAGGCAGTCGGCCGGCCGGAGCAGGACGGGGAGGGGAGAAAAAATCGTCCGGAGGACGGGCTCGACTTGCCCGGTATCGATCTGGACGCCATCGACGCGGTTCTGGCACGGTCCGAAGACGTACTGACCAAAGCGAAACAGCCTCAGCGGTTGGCGCTACGCGATACCGATCCGCTGATCCGCGACCCTGACTGGGATGAGGACGAACGGCTCGAGGAATGGCGAGCCTTGTTGCATTCGATCAGGGATCTGCCGCCGGTACTGCAGGCCATCCTGGCGCTCGATGCCTGGAACGAGCTCGCGGTGTTGCAGCGAGCGCCGTGGCTGGGCCGTCTGCTGGTGGCCTCACTAATGCGGCGCGACGGGCTGACAAGCCAGGCGCATCTTCTCGCCTTCAATGCCGGCCTGAAAACCATCCGCGTCGAACGGCGCCGGCATCGCAATTTTGAAACCCGGCTCACCGCCAGTCTCGAGGGGCTGATGGCCGGGATAGAGCTCGGCTTCAAAGAGCATGACCGGTTGCTGCTGGCGCGCCAGATGCTGGAACGACGGCTGACGGGCCGGCGCGCGTCCTCAAAT is from Brucella intermedia LMG 3301 and encodes:
- a CDS encoding RHE_PE00001 family protein yields the protein MFSMRYDLDQLPLKTLLQPLARASEALARLDERLAHSPVGQGLIERLHFADACASLWLDGELVEMEDLVLHEAARDIRSPSHALTIARDVLQTRRRIAAQAPDWALSPNGLRSLRVGGQAGPASTPGDGGIIVASENTAVHDEAVGRPEQDGEGRKNRPEDGLDLPGIDLDAIDAVLARSEDVLTKAKQPQRLALRDTDPLIRDPDWDEDERLEEWRALLHSIRDLPPVLQAILALDAWNELAVLQRAPWLGRLLVASLMRRDGLTSQAHLLAFNAGLKTIRVERRRHRNFETRLTASLEGLMAGIELGFKEHDRLLLARQMLERRLTGRRASSNLPGLIELVLARPLVSTGLIAAELDITPRAALRLVAELNLREMTGRGRFRAWGVL